CGCCTCGAAATGGTCGTTCGGCGTGATGCTCTCGACGATCAGCACGCCGGGCAGGACGCCATCGAAGGCCTTCGCGGTGACGATCACCTCGCCACGGGCGTTGCCGAGGCGCAGGCGCTGGCCATCATGGGCCCCGAGGCTCGCAAGGTCGCTTGGGTGGACCAGCACCTTCGGACCGCCTTCGCGCGCACGGCTCGTCGGGGTCTCGGTGAAGGTCGAATTCAGGAAGTTGCGGGCGGGACTGGTGGCAAGCCGGAAGGGATGCCGGGCGTCGGCCGCCTCTGTGATGCGCCAATAGTCGGGCAAGCGCGGCATGGTGCTCGCATCGCCCACCGGACGCTCGCTGCGTGCTTGCAGCCCCGCCCAGTCGGCCGCGAACTGGAAGCGGCCATCGCTGGTCTCGAAACCGTCGAGGAAATGAGCCTTCTCGAATGGGAGTGCGCAGTCGATCCAGCGCCGTTCAACGAGTTCGGACCAGCCTGGAAAGCCGGAAGCGCGCAGCGTTCGATCGAGAATCTCGGGCGCCTCGAGGCGGAAGCCTTCGTGCGCGTCGGCGATCCCGAGGCGGGCGGCGAGTTCGCGGATGACCCAATGGTTCGAGCGGCACTCGGCGGGCGGATCCACCAGTTTCGGTCCGGCGAGGAGGTGGGTCTGGCCGGACGAGATGTAAATGTCTTCGTACTCGGTGAACATCGCGGCGGGCAGCACGACGTCCGCATAGCGTGCCGTCTCGGTCATGAACTGCTCGTGGACGGCGACGAAGAGGTCATCGCGCGAGATGCCGCGCTTGACGAGCCGCTGATCCGGGGCGACCGAGACCGGGTTGGTGTTCTGGATGAAGAGCGCGGAGACGGGTCCGCCGCCATCGAGGGCGATGGCATCGCCGGTCAGCGCCGGGCCGATGCAACTCATGTCGATGATGCGCGTCGTGCGGTCGAGCAGTTCGCGACCGACGATGAGGCTCTTGTCGATGTCGTAAATCGCCGAGTTGCTCTGCAAGGCGCCGCCGCCCTCGTGCTGCCAGGCGCCGGTGACGACCGGTATACAGCAGGCGGCGTGCATGCTCATGGCGCCGTTGCGACTGCGCGAAAAACCATAGCCGAGGCGCAGCAGCGTGCGCGGGTGCTCGCCGACGAGACGGGCGAAGGCCTCGATCTCGTCGACGGAAAGGCCGGTGATCGCGGCAGCCCACTCCGGTGTGCGGCTGCGCACGTGGTCCTCGAGTTCGTCAGTGCCGCTGGCATAGCGCCAGAGGTA
This Hyphomicrobiales bacterium DNA region includes the following protein-coding sequences:
- a CDS encoding molybdopterin-dependent oxidoreductase — encoded protein: MTKPLRIGHSACPHDCPSTCALDIDVMPDGLIGRVRGARDNTYTDGVICAKVARYAERANHPDRLLHPLRRVGPKGAGQFERCSWDEALDRVAEGLIEAERRHGSEAVWPYFYAGTMGLLQRDGIHRLRHAKRYSRQGETICIALPVAGWVVGHGKRRGVDPREMAKSDVIVLWGTNAVHTQVNVMAHATRARKERGARIVAVDIYRNATLEQAELPLVIRPGTDAALACGVLHILFRDGHADREYLWRYASGTDELEDHVRSRTPEWAAAITGLSVDEIEAFARLVGEHPRTLLRLGYGFSRSRNGAMSMHAACCIPVVTGAWQHEGGGALQSNSAIYDIDKSLIVGRELLDRTTRIIDMSCIGPALTGDAIALDGGGPVSALFIQNTNPVSVAPDQRLVKRGISRDDLFVAVHEQFMTETARYADVVLPAAMFTEYEDIYISSGQTHLLAGPKLVDPPAECRSNHWVIRELAARLGIADAHEGFRLEAPEILDRTLRASGFPGWSELVERRWIDCALPFEKAHFLDGFETSDGRFQFAADWAGLQARSERPVGDASTMPRLPDYWRITEAADARHPFRLATSPARNFLNSTFTETPTSRAREGGPKVLVHPSDLASLGAHDGQRLRLGNARGEVIVTAKAFDGVLPGVLIVESITPNDHFEAGEGINTLTGADPAPPVGGAAFHDNAVWARPVQSEDEATPRRDESESAGHVVA